CAGGACCCGATCCACGGACTGGTCCTTCGTACGACCGACCGCGCGGTGCTCGAGGAGGTCGTGCGGAACAAGAAGGTCAGCCCGATGCTCGGGCAGCGGCTGGACCCCGAGACCTGCCTCGCCTTCCCCTCCGAACGCGGGCGGCTCAAGCAGGCGCTGCTCAAGGTCGGCTGGCCGGCCGAGGACCTGGCCGGCTACGTCGACGGCGAGGCGCACGAGATCGCACTGAAGCAGGACGACTGGGTGCTGCGCGACTACCAGTCGCTCGCGGTGGACGGCTTCTGGCACGGTGGGTCGGGCGTGGTGGTGCTGCCGTGCGGCGCCGGCAAGACGCTGGTCGGTGCGGCGGCGATGGCCCGCGCCGGCGCCACCACGCTGATCCTGGTCACCAACACCGTCAGCGGCCGGCAGTGGAAGAGCGAGCTGCTGAAGCGCACCTCGCTCACCGAGGAGGAGATCGGCGAGTACTCCGGTGAGAAGAAGGAGATCAAGCCGGTCACCATCGCGACCTACCAGATCATGACGACGAAGCGGAAGGGCGAGTACGCCCACCTCGAGCTGTTCGGGGCCCGCGACTGGGGCCTGGTGGTGTACGACGAGGTGCACCTGCTGCCGGCGCCGGTGTTCCGGATGACGGCGGACCTGCAGTCCCGGCGGCGGCTCGGTTTGACCGCGACGCTGGTGCGCGAGGACGGCCGCGAGGGCGACGTCTTCAGCCTGATCGGACCCAAGCGCTTCGACGCCCCGTGGAAGGACATCGAGAGCCAGGGCTGGATCGCGCCGGCGGACTGCACCGAGGTGCGGGTGACGATGACCGACGCGGAGCGGCTGGCCTATGCGACCGCGGAGCCGGAGGAGCGCTACCGGATCGCCTCCACCGCCCACACGAAGATCGCCGTGATCCGCAAGCTGGTCGAGCGGCACGACGACCAGGTGCTGGTCATCGGCGCCTACCTCGACCAGCTCGACGAGGTCGGGGAGGCGCTCGACATGCCGGTCATCCAGGGCTCCACCAAGAACGCCGAGCGGGAGCGGCTCTACGACGCCTTCCGCCGCAAGGAGATCCCCGGCCTGGTGGTCAGCAAGGTCGCGAACTTCTCGATCGACCTGCCCGAGGCCACCATCGCGATCCAGATCAGCGGGACGTTCGGCTCCCGGCAGGAGGAGGCGCAGCGCCTCGGCCGGGTGCTGCGCCCGAAGCAGGACGGCCGTACCGCGCACTTCTACTCCGTCGTCAGCCGGGACACGCTCGACCAGGAGTACGCCGCGCACCGCCAGCGGTTCCTCGCCGAGCAGGGCTACGCCTACACGATCGTCGACGCCGACGACGTGCTCGCAGGGGGTTGAGGGGAGCAGCGGGTGGCCCCCGCGGCGGGTGGCTGTGGCCCCCGCGGCGGGTGGACTCCGCGGCGGGTGGACTCCGCGCTCCGCTGACGTTGATCAACGCCGGACTTCCTCACTTTTCCCTTCCTCGGAAAGTGAGGAATTCTGGCGTTGATCATGCGCGCTGACACGGGGATGTGGCCCGGGCGCCCCTGGGCGGGCCGGTTTGCGTCTGGCAACCTGGGAGGCATGCGCGCGACGTCCGGACATCGGATGGGGGCGGCCCTGGCCGCCGTCGCCCTCGTGACGGCGGCCTGCTCGGGTGCGCCCGACGACCGGCTCTCGGAGCAGGAACCCGCGGCGACGGACCAGCGCACCGCCCCGACCACGCCGTGGAAGTGGCCGCGGCCCGCGCCGCTGCCGCCGACGTCGGACGGCACCGGGCTCGAAGGGAGTCGGCTCGTGGCGGCGAAGCCGATCGCCCTGGCCGGCGCGGACGCCACCGGGGCGGCGCGGTTCTCGGTGCGCAGCGGCGGGCACGAGCGGCCCTACCTGCTGGCGCCGGCGCGACGGGTGCCCGCACGCGGACCCGCCGGTCTGCTCCTCGTGCTGCCGGCGGCGAACACCAACCTGCGCACCGAGTACGACCGGTACGGCCTCGACGCCTTCCGCGACCACGGGCTGACGGTGCTGGTCGCGGGCACGTACGCCGCGAACTGGAACGCCGGCTCCTGCTGCGGGCGGCCGCAGGAGGAGGGCATCGACGACGTCGCGGCGGTGACCGCGATGCGCGCTGACGCGGTCCGGCGCTCCGGGGCCGACGCCGGCCGGACCGCGGTGCTGGGCCACTCCGTCGGCGCCTTCATGGCCTGGCGGCTGGCCTGCACCCCGGCCTTCGGCGCCGCCGCGGTCGTCGCCGTCTCCGGGACGCTCGTGGCGGACTGCCCGCGCCTGTCGCGGACCCCGAAGATGCTGGCTCTCAACGGCGACCGTGACACCACGGTGCCGCTGGACGGCAGCCGACAGGTCGTGCCGATCCTCGGGATCGCGCCGCCGTCGGTACGCGAGTCGCTGAAGCGGGTGGCCGCGGCCGGCAGCTGCACGCCGGCCACCACCTTCCGGGTGGGTACCACCTCGGTCACCGACCACGTCGGGTGCAGCGGGGAGGGGGGCCTGCGGCTGCAGGTCGTCGAGGGACGGGGCCACCCGTGGGCCGACCTGGACGCCACCCGACGGGCGGCGGCCTTCCTGTCCCGCTCCCTGCCCGGCGTGCAGTGAGCGATGCGGTGGCCACCGCGCAGGCGGCTGTCGCGGCGGACCTCGGCGATCAGCGATGGCAGCCGGCGCTCGATGCGGCCGCTGAGCATCGTCGCTGGTGGCTGTCGCAGTGGCCGGAGGGTGCCGAGCACGTCCTCGGCCTGCTGGCTCAGGACGCCCAGGAGGCGGTGCACGCGGTCGATCCCGGCTGGCCCCCCTGCACCGAGCCGAGCTGCCCCGAGGCCGGACGGCACGCGTTGTTCGTCGAGCCCGATCTCGGCCCGGATCCCTTCTGGGTCTGCCACACGACCGGCCTACCGGTGGCGGCCGTGGGGTCGCTGCACCGCTGAGCGGCGGCCCGCTCAACCGTGCGACGGCTCAGCCGTAGACCAGACGGGTGACCCACTCGGCGACCAGCGCCGGCTTGCTCTCGCCGTCGATCTCGACCGTGAGCGTCTTGGTCACCTGCAGGGTGTTCGGGTCCTTGGCGTCGACCGCCGACAGCACGCTGGTGGCCCGGATCTTCGAGCCGACCTTGACGGGGTTGACGAAGCGCACCTTGTCGAAGCCGTAGTTGACGCCCATGACGATGCCCTCGAGCCGCTCGCCCGGGGTCGGAACGGACGCGGACAGGTACGTGAGCAGCGACAGCGTCAGGAAGCCGTGCGCGATCGGCACGCCCCACGGCGACAGGGTCGCGCATGCCTCGGGATCGACGTGGATGAACTGGTGGTCCTCGGTGACGTCGGCGAAGGCGTTGATCCGCTCCTGGGTGATCTCCACCCAATCGCCGCTGCCCTCGGACTCGCCGATCGCCGCCTTGTGCAGCTCGTACGCCTTCTCGCCGTTGGTCGTCATGCTCGCGGGTCCTCCTGGTGTCGTGGTGCCTGACGGTCAGGATCGCAGGTGTGGCTCACCCGTACTCGACCAGGGCGGCGAAGCCTCGGGCGAGCAGATCGGCGAGCTGGAACCGCAGCCGGACCAGCGGATCGAGCTCGAGCCGACAGAAGTGAGTCGACCGACGTCGCACCACAGTGCCGGACGCAGCGTGCGGTAGACGAGTTGCGTCGTGTGCTCGCTGACCTCGATGACGAGACGGATCGCGCTGCCCACGGGTTGGATGGCCGGCTCGTTCACGACGACCAGGTCAGGTCGCAGTCGAGTTCTGCTGTCGAGGACGACGTCGGGCTGCGCCTGCACCTGCGCCGTCGTGGCGGACAGCATCATGGCGAGCGCCCGGACGAGGGCCTGATGCTCCGCCGTCGGCGTGGGGAGAAGGTGAATGCTGCCTTCGACGAGCTCGAGCCAGACATGCGGAACAGCGTCGAGGTGCTCGATGCGCCATCCGTCCGGGGCAGGGTCACCCCCACCGGGATGGTCGTCATGCGACTTCGTGTTCCCTCGCTCCGACATGTCATCAAGGGGCACCGCGCGGCAGCGGCGGGCGCACGACCTTCGGCGGCACTGTGGAGAATCCGGACGCTGTGGACGAGTCGCAGCTGGCGGCGGAGCAGCGGGCACGGCTGCGCATCGACGCCCGGCTGCAGGCAGCCGGCTGGCTGGCTGGTCCACGACAGCGACTCAGACCCAGATCCGCGAGTAGTGGCTGTGTTCGGCGCGTCGTGAACAGCCAGATGCCCTTCGGCTTGGGAAGATTGGGCTTGTCGAGAGTCCAGCTTCACCAGAGTCGAAGGGCATCTGTTAGGTGGCGAGAGTACGCGGTCCGAAGGCGGAACGGAAGCGGCGGCGTAGGGCGCGTCGAGTGCGGGTCGGGCAGGCCGACCGTCGGCTGACGCCGTGCGCGGGGGTGGAGGCGGTCCGCGAGGTGGACCGGGTGCTGGGGGTGACCGGCGCGTTGGACAGGCACATCGGGTCGGTCAAGCAGCGACGGCGTGGCTTGACCGGCGGGCAGGTGCTGACCGCGATGGCCAGCTGCCAGCTGACCGGCGGTGATCATCTGGTGAGTCTGGACCGGCGCCGCACCGACAGCGCCGGGCAGCAGCTCGAACCGGTCCCGACCCCGCCGTCGACGACCGCGGCCGGGATCGCTCGCCGGTTCGGTGAGTGAGCAGCAGCTGCGCGGGATCGAGACCGCGATCGGGCAGATCAACACCACGATGGCCGGCCTGGTCGGTCCGGTGCGCCGCTCGGCGTTGCTGAAGGTCGCCACGATCGATGGGGACACCACCGACGTGGAGGTCTATGGCCGGCACAAGGAGCAGGTGGAGTACAACCACACCGGGCAGCGCAACCTGCGTCCGCACATCGGGTTCTGGGCCGAGGCCGGGGTGCCGGTGGCCGCCGAGCTGATGGCCGGTGCGGCTGATCCGCGCAGCAACTGCATCGAGCTGCTGGACCGCTCG
The Mycobacteriales bacterium genome window above contains:
- a CDS encoding DNA repair helicase XPB produces the protein MNPPDGPLIVQSDKTLLLEVDHPLAAECRMAIAPFAELERSPEHVHTYRLTPLGLWNARAAGHDAEQVVDALVRFSRYAVPHALLVDVADTMDRYGRLRLEQDPIHGLVLRTTDRAVLEEVVRNKKVSPMLGQRLDPETCLAFPSERGRLKQALLKVGWPAEDLAGYVDGEAHEIALKQDDWVLRDYQSLAVDGFWHGGSGVVVLPCGAGKTLVGAAAMARAGATTLILVTNTVSGRQWKSELLKRTSLTEEEIGEYSGEKKEIKPVTIATYQIMTTKRKGEYAHLELFGARDWGLVVYDEVHLLPAPVFRMTADLQSRRRLGLTATLVREDGREGDVFSLIGPKRFDAPWKDIESQGWIAPADCTEVRVTMTDAERLAYATAEPEERYRIASTAHTKIAVIRKLVERHDDQVLVIGAYLDQLDEVGEALDMPVIQGSTKNAERERLYDAFRRKEIPGLVVSKVANFSIDLPEATIAIQISGTFGSRQEEAQRLGRVLRPKQDGRTAHFYSVVSRDTLDQEYAAHRQRFLAEQGYAYTIVDADDVLAGG
- a CDS encoding MaoC family dehydratase; translated protein: MTTNGEKAYELHKAAIGESEGSGDWVEITQERINAFADVTEDHQFIHVDPEACATLSPWGVPIAHGFLTLSLLTYLSASVPTPGERLEGIVMGVNYGFDKVRFVNPVKVGSKIRATSVLSAVDAKDPNTLQVTKTLTVEIDGESKPALVAEWVTRLVYG
- a CDS encoding Uma2 family endonuclease, translating into MSERGNTKSHDDHPGGGDPAPDGWRIEHLDAVPHVWLELVEGSIHLLPTPTAEHQALVRALAMMLSATTAQVQAQPDVVLDSRTRLRPDLVVVNEPAIQPVGSAIRLVIEVSEHTTQLVYRTLRPALWCDVGRLTSVGSSSIRWSGCGSSSPICSPEASPPWSSTGEPHLRS